In the Vicingaceae bacterium genome, GACATTGATTTTAATAACATGGGGCAACCGGATATGACCTATGGTTGGAGTAAACTCACAGGAGAATACCTGGCACATGTGGCGGCTAAATATTATGGTGTGAAAGTGACTTGCATCAGGCCATTTTCAGGTTATGGCGAGGATCAGGATCTCACTTATCCTATACCGGCCATAGCAAGAAGGGCTGCCCGAAAAGAAAATCCTTTTGAGGTGTGGGGTACAGGCAAGCAAGGACGTGATTTTGTGCATATCGACGATGTGCTTGACTGCACTTTGCTCGCAATGGAAAAAATCCATGACGGTTCGGCCATCAACATAGGTTCGGGACGTTTGACCACCTTTCTTGAAATCATCGATATTTTTACTGATTTTGCCGGTTACAAACCCGAAATCAAACCATTGATCGATAAACCTGTAGGAGTACACTCCCGGTATTGTGATATGAGTTATGTCAAAAAAACGCTTGGTTGGGAACCTAAAATATCTCTCAGGGAAGGACTCAGAAGAGTTTACGAAGCCCAATTAAAACAACTGTAGACCGTATGAAAATCGTTTGCTTCGGACCGGGCCCCTTGTTTAAGGGAGGCATTTCCAACTACAATACTTCACTTGTAAAAGCGTTACATGATATACCCGGCATTGAAGTGGAAGTGGTTTCATGGACCAGCCAATATCCGGCCATTGTGCCAAGAGAGTTTATAGACAAATCAAGTAAAGAAAAATTTCTTGATGATACAATACCCGTTACGTACGTCACTAATTACAATAATCCCTTCACATGGCCAGAAACTGCACGTAAAATCATTCAAGCCAATC is a window encoding:
- a CDS encoding epimerase, giving the protein MKTHLISGAAGFVGRNMAKRYLANNYGRLVLIDDLSVGIHPREWLNLPLKQNINENILIYGDNAEVVFILDDFRNLLRQLLHDPLFLKKQTGLPIEQFDDVFHFAAIVGGRAKIDGDPMMVALDLSIDAEFFFWVCRHKPERVLYPSSSAAYPVNLQREDYAIALKETDIDFNNMGQPDMTYGWSKLTGEYLAHVAAKYYGVKVTCIRPFSGYGEDQDLTYPIPAIARRAARKENPFEVWGTGKQGRDFVHIDDVLDCTLLAMEKIHDGSAINIGSGRLTTFLEIIDIFTDFAGYKPEIKPLIDKPVGVHSRYCDMSYVKKTLGWEPKISLREGLRRVYEAQLKQL